A stretch of Antennarius striatus isolate MH-2024 chromosome 6, ASM4005453v1, whole genome shotgun sequence DNA encodes these proteins:
- the LOC137597120 gene encoding protein transport protein Sec16A-like isoform X2 has protein sequence MHHDHITGTTSTMPPATQPITEPFGFVRAHPPMAAGGIPTIPHSHPLPLQTPKAMHSPAGPGLPPQQQDVGLATSLPGVALNPHYTASHNVLQGPSGVEYTPSSHIKQGYFNSREQTMSMAPESLHVAPASVPSQTPFNRELQGPPPPKPLQPVPPTVSFSQWGPDHRSRPPLVQNCFLPTSDSPPRPFNLPPQAQMHPSHTLSPHHNIPTLVTQPVCSQAQAPLPLQNSVKAPDSHPNAHPLHNSQNRSYFGQRSAPQATWFNRHPQDSGYHQMGSSLSYPQPRPDYTASQHVSNPRPGPGPSAAPAPGSCSQETDMHSMFFKDVEAMLNSANSSVKPVHSHGVRVNLPDVYRPDAMIEMGADSTPGNLEHLPDNMESIYRTGQPLHSVPGDGVPHLTYPGVHSHSQLSSCVLGANQTCKSPTPRPWAQKDPSSLGANIVLQPMASTVPAPLQEPSGDVIQPPEDSPLDLQSSLRIRPTSQQSENLENPPKVSEKETADSQCEGGVADVADVSDSLQQPILIVKPVSSDNLIPQSGFAQSASHSSVKQSTPPMGSHPQGQGAGPSQSPLLTSSHNPLIAAGHLSYSSSVSGLVPLNLARDKTDVTKLDVTVSAQHQPICCPASSGQAGVGQWPHSALQGNLPASFVASPISNHNQPSKYQLLDFSIQQPQTQSQVSGYASSVQEVLCSTTGFYLQATKDVQQGLREKGTGPVQTLILSSAKQGLEVPRQGAVDAQPPPTKPPNTSDSQAALQRQNVDPPVRVSGGQTPHGQFSTPPQGSTKWSAPPPSSSSYPIAPQGPAPPGAPLPTLAQPPQPPFFACSQQGYGPSPPGPGPMDGGYYGNNREFPESRAPYHPGQYPPPPVDPRLQQCYQDSYSSRSDPSGGRYGQPPAYPNYQNREPQPQRTSQHSNRPSFRLGYPDDYQRANRSAYNDYDADYTNYYDCGGYNYGQYDPQYWGHYEQANFSSYDDTCRGRDNYYIYDLYYLGYLYYMYYIYYTYNYSPRTEEHGEHQQCNPWYSASLDDDYQCRGEMHLDDFDRGSVHRERSAHSSHSHHNRQGSFSSGSQQSQDYRRQPEVVSAVYDNHSSTLAVNNSYGQPKQNQPHAPQNYCQYLYPSEHTADSTCIVTQQHKSSPLQGSSQAHSGMAPPQSVPKPPFHPVPPSGQPGRMPVSDPGRRSRTTSQSSSDMASGRSCRTTSESSTYSGGSERSNYSSRQGSPPPSPIHEPLRNKQVKEAKKDCSKKGGGLVKWFKSLLWVERGAVHLPDDTNPSSKPPPRLPPSEFRMMPQKTGPEAPSWCPMAVFLSTTSTEGQTRGVDTWMS, from the exons ATGCATCACGACCATATAACAGGGACTACCTCCACAATGCCCCCAGCCACTCAACCCATTACGGAACCTTTTGGTTTCGTGAGAGCCCACCCACCTATGGCAGCAGGAGGCATCCCGACGATACCCCACAGCCACCCTCTGCCTTTGCAAACACCCAAAGCGATGCACTCTCCAGCTGGGCCAGGGCTGCCCCCACAGCAGCAGGATGTTGGCCTTGCTACATCTCTGCCAGGAGTGGCCCTTAACCCTCATTACACAGCATCCCACAATGTTCTCCAGGGTCCCAGTGGCGTAGAATATACCCCATCCTCACACATCAAACAGGGGTATTTTAATTCACGAGAACAGACAATGTCCATGGCCCCGGAGTCACTGCATGTGGCCCCAGCCTCAGTACCATCTCAGACACCGTTTAATCGTGAACTTCAAGGACCACCTCCCCCCAAACCTCTCCAGCCTGTGCCTCCAACCGTCTCCTTTTCCCAGTGGGGACCTGATCACAGAAGTCGGCCACCACTGGTTCAGAACTGTTTCCTGCCTACCAGTGACTCCCCACCACGGCCTTTCAATTTACCTCCTCAGGCCCAGATGCACCCCTCTCACACTCTGTCACCTCATCACAACATTCCCACCCTTGTAACACAACCTGTATGTTCCCAGGCACAAGCTCCACTTCCTCTTCAGAACTCTGTAAAAGCTCCCGATTCTCACCCGAATGCACACCCACTTCATAATTCCCAAAATCGGAGCTACTTCGGCCAGAGGTCTGCCCCGCAAGCCACCTGGTTCAACCGACATCCACAGGACTCAGGCTACCACCAAATGGGGTCCAGCCTGAGTTACCCCCAGCCCAGGCCAGATTATACTGCTTCCCAGCATGTGTCCAACCCCAGACCTGGTCCTGGGCCAAGTGCAGCACCTGCCCCAGGCTCGTGTTCTCAGGAGACCGATATGCACTCAATGTTTTTCAAAGATGTGGAAGCAATGTTGAACAGTGCCAACAGCTCTGTCAAACCAGTACACTCCCACGGGGTTAGGGTGAATCTTCCGGACGTTTATAGACCTGATGCAATGATTGAAATGGGTGCAGATTCTACACCTGGCAATCTGGAGCATCTACCAGATAACATGGAAAGTATTTATAGAACAGGACAGCCGCTTCATTCAGTTCCTGGAGACGGCGTACCTCATCTGACTTATCCTGGGGTTCACTCTCACTCTCAACTTTCATCTTGTGTTCTGGGGGCCAACCAGACCTGCAAGAGTCCTACTCCAAGGCCTTGGGCCCAGAAAGATCCTTCTAGCCTGGGCGCTAACATTGTCCTTCAACCCATGGCATCAACAGTTCCTGCCCCTCTGCAAGAGCCcagtggtgatgtcatccaGCCTCCAGAAGACAGCCCCCTGGACTTACAGTCCTCCCTGAGAATTCGGCCAACTTCACAGCAGTCAGAAAACCTAGAAAACCCACCAAAGGTGAGCGAGAAAGAGACAGCTGACTCCCAATGTGAGGGAGGTGTGGCCGACGTAGCCGACGTTTCTGACTCGCTCCAGCAGCCTATTTTGATAGTCAAGCCAGTTTCCAGTGACAATTTGATTCCCCAAAGTGGCTTCGCCCAATCAGCCAGTCACAGTAGCGTAAAGCAGTCCACGCCACCTATGGGATCACACCCACAGGGGCAGGGTGCTGGCCCCTCCCAATCACCTTTATTAACCTCCAGTCACAATCCACTAATAGCCGCTGGACACCTAAGTTACAGTTCTTCAGTCTCCGGCCTGGTCCCGCTCAATCTGGCAAGAGACAAGACAGATGTGACCAAATTGGACGTCACAGTGTCTGCCCAGCATCAGCCCATATGCTGTCCTGCATCAAGTGGCCAGGCAGGGGTTGGACAGTGGCCACACTCTGCTCTACAAGGAAATCTACCTGCTTCTTTTGTGGCTTCTCCCATCAGTAATCACAACCAGCCATCAAAGTACCAACTTCTTGATTTTTCTATACAACAACCACAAACCCAAAGTCAAGTGTCTGGTTATGCTTCCTCTGTGCAAGAAGTTCTATGCTCCACTACTGGATTTTACTTGCAGGCGACCAAAGATGTTCAACAAGGGTTAAGAGAGAAGGGGACTGGCCCTGTCCAGACCTTGATTTTGTCATCTGCCAAACAGGGGCTTGAGGTCCCTCGCCAAGGAGCTGTAGATGCCCAGCCACCCCCGACCAAACCCCCTAACACTTCAGATTCTCAGGCAGCACTGCAGCGACAAAATGTTGATCCCCCTGTTCGGGTCAGTGGAGGACAAACCCCTCATGGCCAGTTTTCAACTCCGCCTCAAGGCTCTACGAAATGGagcgctcctcctccttcttcttcttcttacccCATCGCCCCACAAGGACCAGCACCTCCAGGAGCCCCCCTGCCAACTCTTGCACAACCGCCTCAACCACCTTTCTTTGCATGTAGCCAGCAGGGTTACGGGCCCTCTCCTCCAGGCCCAGGGCCCATGGATGGTGGTTATTATGGAAATAATAGAGAATTCCCAGAGAGCAGAGCACCTTATCATCCTGGCCAGTACCCACCTCCACCTGTGGATCCCAGACTGCAGCAATGCTATCAA GACAGTTACAGTAGCAGGTCAGATCCTTCTGGTGGCAGATATGGACAACCACCAGCATATCCAAACTACCAGAACAGAGAGCCACAGCCGCAGCGAACCAGCCAGCACTCCAACAGGCCCTCGTTTAG GCTAGGGTATCCTGACGATTACCAAAGAGCAAACCGAAGTGCCTACAATGATTATGATGCAGACTACACCAACTACTATGATTGTGGAG GGTACAACTATGGACAGTATGACCCGCAGTATTGGGGACACTACGAGCAGGCCAACTTTTCGAGTTACGATGACACCTGCAGAGGCAGAGACAACTACTATATATACGATCTATACTATCTAGGCTATCTATactatatgtattatatatactATACATACAACTATTCTCCCAG GACAGAGGAACATGGTGAGCATCAGCAGTGCAATCCTTGGTACAGTGCTAGTCTTGACGACGACTACCAGTGCCGCGGGGAAATGCACTTGGATGACTTTGACCGAGGCAGCGTCCACAGGGAGCGGTCAGCCCACAGCTCCCACAGCCACCACAACAGGCAGGGCAGCTTCAGCTCGGGCTCCCAACAG AGCCAGGACTACAGAAGGCAGCCTGAGGTGGTGTCAGCCGTCTATGACAACCACTCATCCACACTGGCTGTGAACAACTCCTATGGACAGCCAAAGCAAAACCAGCCCCACGCCCCCCAGAACTACTGCCAGTACCTCTATCCCTCtgaacacacagcagacagCACCTGCATCGTCACCCAGCAGCATAAGTCCAGTCCTCTTCAGGGATCCTCTCAAGCCCACAGCGGCATGGCCCCCCCTCAGTCAGTCCCTAAGCCCCCGTTCCACCCCGTACCTCCCAGTGGACAACCAGGCCGGATGCCCGTTTCAGATCCTGGGAGGAGATCGAGGACGACGTCACAATCCTCTTCTGATATG GCTTCTGGGCGGAGCTGTCGCACCACATCAGAATCATCCACTTACTCCGGAGGAAGTGAGCGGAGCAACTACTCCAGCCGGCAGGGGTCTCCACCCCCATCTCCAATCCATGAACCACTACGGAACAAGCAGGTCAAGGAGGCGAAGAAAGACTGCTCAAAAAAG GGGGGAGGCCTAGTGAAGTGGTTTAAAAGCCTGCTGTGGGTGGAGAGGGGCGCAGTGCACCTACCGGATGACACCAATCCATCG AGTAagcctcctcctcgtcttcctccttctGAATTCCGCATGATGCCTCAAAAGACCGGCCCAGAGGCCCCCTCTTGGTGCCCAATGGCGGTCTTCCTGTCAACAACTTCTACAGAAGGACAG ACCCGAGGAGTCGATACATGGATGTCCTGA
- the LOC137597120 gene encoding protein transport protein Sec16A-like isoform X1, producing MHHDHITGTTSTMPPATQPITEPFGFVRAHPPMAAGGIPTIPHSHPLPLQTPKAMHSPAGPGLPPQQQDVGLATSLPGVALNPHYTASHNVLQGPSGVEYTPSSHIKQGYFNSREQTMSMAPESLHVAPASVPSQTPFNRELQGPPPPKPLQPVPPTVSFSQWGPDHRSRPPLVQNCFLPTSDSPPRPFNLPPQAQMHPSHTLSPHHNIPTLVTQPVCSQAQAPLPLQNSVKAPDSHPNAHPLHNSQNRSYFGQRSAPQATWFNRHPQDSGYHQMGSSLSYPQPRPDYTASQHVSNPRPGPGPSAAPAPGSCSQETDMHSMFFKDVEAMLNSANSSVKPVHSHGVRVNLPDVYRPDAMIEMGADSTPGNLEHLPDNMESIYRTGQPLHSVPGDGVPHLTYPGVHSHSQLSSCVLGANQTCKSPTPRPWAQKDPSSLGANIVLQPMASTVPAPLQEPSGDVIQPPEDSPLDLQSSLRIRPTSQQSENLENPPKVSEKETADSQCEGGVADVADVSDSLQQPILIVKPVSSDNLIPQSGFAQSASHSSVKQSTPPMGSHPQGQGAGPSQSPLLTSSHNPLIAAGHLSYSSSVSGLVPLNLARDKTDVTKLDVTVSAQHQPICCPASSGQAGVGQWPHSALQGNLPASFVASPISNHNQPSKYQLLDFSIQQPQTQSQVSGYASSVQEVLCSTTGFYLQATKDVQQGLREKGTGPVQTLILSSAKQGLEVPRQGAVDAQPPPTKPPNTSDSQAALQRQNVDPPVRVSGGQTPHGQFSTPPQGSTKWSAPPPSSSSYPIAPQGPAPPGAPLPTLAQPPQPPFFACSQQGYGPSPPGPGPMDGGYYGNNREFPESRAPYHPGQYPPPPVDPRLQQCYQDSYSSRSDPSGGRYGQPPAYPNYQNREPQPQRTSQHSNRPSFRLGYPDDYQRANRSAYNDYDADYTNYYDCGGYNYGQYDPQYWGHYEQANFSSYDDTCRGRDNYYIYDLYYLGYLYYMYYIYYTYNYSPRTEEHGEHQQCNPWYSASLDDDYQCRGEMHLDDFDRGSVHRERSAHSSHSHHNRQGSFSSGSQQSQDYRRQPEVVSAVYDNHSSTLAVNNSYGQPKQNQPHAPQNYCQYLYPSEHTADSTCIVTQQHKSSPLQGSSQAHSGMAPPQSVPKPPFHPVPPSGQPGRMPVSDPGRRSRTTSQSSSDMASGRSCRTTSESSTYSGGSERSNYSSRQGSPPPSPIHEPLRNKQVKEAKKDCSKKGGGLVKWFKSLLWVERGAVHLPDDTNPSILWDQTKQVDLKEPQEESKPPPRLPPSEFRMMPQKTGPEAPSWCPMAVFLSTTSTEGQTRGVDTWMS from the exons ATGCATCACGACCATATAACAGGGACTACCTCCACAATGCCCCCAGCCACTCAACCCATTACGGAACCTTTTGGTTTCGTGAGAGCCCACCCACCTATGGCAGCAGGAGGCATCCCGACGATACCCCACAGCCACCCTCTGCCTTTGCAAACACCCAAAGCGATGCACTCTCCAGCTGGGCCAGGGCTGCCCCCACAGCAGCAGGATGTTGGCCTTGCTACATCTCTGCCAGGAGTGGCCCTTAACCCTCATTACACAGCATCCCACAATGTTCTCCAGGGTCCCAGTGGCGTAGAATATACCCCATCCTCACACATCAAACAGGGGTATTTTAATTCACGAGAACAGACAATGTCCATGGCCCCGGAGTCACTGCATGTGGCCCCAGCCTCAGTACCATCTCAGACACCGTTTAATCGTGAACTTCAAGGACCACCTCCCCCCAAACCTCTCCAGCCTGTGCCTCCAACCGTCTCCTTTTCCCAGTGGGGACCTGATCACAGAAGTCGGCCACCACTGGTTCAGAACTGTTTCCTGCCTACCAGTGACTCCCCACCACGGCCTTTCAATTTACCTCCTCAGGCCCAGATGCACCCCTCTCACACTCTGTCACCTCATCACAACATTCCCACCCTTGTAACACAACCTGTATGTTCCCAGGCACAAGCTCCACTTCCTCTTCAGAACTCTGTAAAAGCTCCCGATTCTCACCCGAATGCACACCCACTTCATAATTCCCAAAATCGGAGCTACTTCGGCCAGAGGTCTGCCCCGCAAGCCACCTGGTTCAACCGACATCCACAGGACTCAGGCTACCACCAAATGGGGTCCAGCCTGAGTTACCCCCAGCCCAGGCCAGATTATACTGCTTCCCAGCATGTGTCCAACCCCAGACCTGGTCCTGGGCCAAGTGCAGCACCTGCCCCAGGCTCGTGTTCTCAGGAGACCGATATGCACTCAATGTTTTTCAAAGATGTGGAAGCAATGTTGAACAGTGCCAACAGCTCTGTCAAACCAGTACACTCCCACGGGGTTAGGGTGAATCTTCCGGACGTTTATAGACCTGATGCAATGATTGAAATGGGTGCAGATTCTACACCTGGCAATCTGGAGCATCTACCAGATAACATGGAAAGTATTTATAGAACAGGACAGCCGCTTCATTCAGTTCCTGGAGACGGCGTACCTCATCTGACTTATCCTGGGGTTCACTCTCACTCTCAACTTTCATCTTGTGTTCTGGGGGCCAACCAGACCTGCAAGAGTCCTACTCCAAGGCCTTGGGCCCAGAAAGATCCTTCTAGCCTGGGCGCTAACATTGTCCTTCAACCCATGGCATCAACAGTTCCTGCCCCTCTGCAAGAGCCcagtggtgatgtcatccaGCCTCCAGAAGACAGCCCCCTGGACTTACAGTCCTCCCTGAGAATTCGGCCAACTTCACAGCAGTCAGAAAACCTAGAAAACCCACCAAAGGTGAGCGAGAAAGAGACAGCTGACTCCCAATGTGAGGGAGGTGTGGCCGACGTAGCCGACGTTTCTGACTCGCTCCAGCAGCCTATTTTGATAGTCAAGCCAGTTTCCAGTGACAATTTGATTCCCCAAAGTGGCTTCGCCCAATCAGCCAGTCACAGTAGCGTAAAGCAGTCCACGCCACCTATGGGATCACACCCACAGGGGCAGGGTGCTGGCCCCTCCCAATCACCTTTATTAACCTCCAGTCACAATCCACTAATAGCCGCTGGACACCTAAGTTACAGTTCTTCAGTCTCCGGCCTGGTCCCGCTCAATCTGGCAAGAGACAAGACAGATGTGACCAAATTGGACGTCACAGTGTCTGCCCAGCATCAGCCCATATGCTGTCCTGCATCAAGTGGCCAGGCAGGGGTTGGACAGTGGCCACACTCTGCTCTACAAGGAAATCTACCTGCTTCTTTTGTGGCTTCTCCCATCAGTAATCACAACCAGCCATCAAAGTACCAACTTCTTGATTTTTCTATACAACAACCACAAACCCAAAGTCAAGTGTCTGGTTATGCTTCCTCTGTGCAAGAAGTTCTATGCTCCACTACTGGATTTTACTTGCAGGCGACCAAAGATGTTCAACAAGGGTTAAGAGAGAAGGGGACTGGCCCTGTCCAGACCTTGATTTTGTCATCTGCCAAACAGGGGCTTGAGGTCCCTCGCCAAGGAGCTGTAGATGCCCAGCCACCCCCGACCAAACCCCCTAACACTTCAGATTCTCAGGCAGCACTGCAGCGACAAAATGTTGATCCCCCTGTTCGGGTCAGTGGAGGACAAACCCCTCATGGCCAGTTTTCAACTCCGCCTCAAGGCTCTACGAAATGGagcgctcctcctccttcttcttcttcttacccCATCGCCCCACAAGGACCAGCACCTCCAGGAGCCCCCCTGCCAACTCTTGCACAACCGCCTCAACCACCTTTCTTTGCATGTAGCCAGCAGGGTTACGGGCCCTCTCCTCCAGGCCCAGGGCCCATGGATGGTGGTTATTATGGAAATAATAGAGAATTCCCAGAGAGCAGAGCACCTTATCATCCTGGCCAGTACCCACCTCCACCTGTGGATCCCAGACTGCAGCAATGCTATCAA GACAGTTACAGTAGCAGGTCAGATCCTTCTGGTGGCAGATATGGACAACCACCAGCATATCCAAACTACCAGAACAGAGAGCCACAGCCGCAGCGAACCAGCCAGCACTCCAACAGGCCCTCGTTTAG GCTAGGGTATCCTGACGATTACCAAAGAGCAAACCGAAGTGCCTACAATGATTATGATGCAGACTACACCAACTACTATGATTGTGGAG GGTACAACTATGGACAGTATGACCCGCAGTATTGGGGACACTACGAGCAGGCCAACTTTTCGAGTTACGATGACACCTGCAGAGGCAGAGACAACTACTATATATACGATCTATACTATCTAGGCTATCTATactatatgtattatatatactATACATACAACTATTCTCCCAG GACAGAGGAACATGGTGAGCATCAGCAGTGCAATCCTTGGTACAGTGCTAGTCTTGACGACGACTACCAGTGCCGCGGGGAAATGCACTTGGATGACTTTGACCGAGGCAGCGTCCACAGGGAGCGGTCAGCCCACAGCTCCCACAGCCACCACAACAGGCAGGGCAGCTTCAGCTCGGGCTCCCAACAG AGCCAGGACTACAGAAGGCAGCCTGAGGTGGTGTCAGCCGTCTATGACAACCACTCATCCACACTGGCTGTGAACAACTCCTATGGACAGCCAAAGCAAAACCAGCCCCACGCCCCCCAGAACTACTGCCAGTACCTCTATCCCTCtgaacacacagcagacagCACCTGCATCGTCACCCAGCAGCATAAGTCCAGTCCTCTTCAGGGATCCTCTCAAGCCCACAGCGGCATGGCCCCCCCTCAGTCAGTCCCTAAGCCCCCGTTCCACCCCGTACCTCCCAGTGGACAACCAGGCCGGATGCCCGTTTCAGATCCTGGGAGGAGATCGAGGACGACGTCACAATCCTCTTCTGATATG GCTTCTGGGCGGAGCTGTCGCACCACATCAGAATCATCCACTTACTCCGGAGGAAGTGAGCGGAGCAACTACTCCAGCCGGCAGGGGTCTCCACCCCCATCTCCAATCCATGAACCACTACGGAACAAGCAGGTCAAGGAGGCGAAGAAAGACTGCTCAAAAAAG GGGGGAGGCCTAGTGAAGTGGTTTAAAAGCCTGCTGTGGGTGGAGAGGGGCGCAGTGCACCTACCGGATGACACCAATCCATCG ATCTTGTGGGACCAAACCAAACAGGTGGACCTGAAGGAGCCgcaggaggag AGTAagcctcctcctcgtcttcctccttctGAATTCCGCATGATGCCTCAAAAGACCGGCCCAGAGGCCCCCTCTTGGTGCCCAATGGCGGTCTTCCTGTCAACAACTTCTACAGAAGGACAG ACCCGAGGAGTCGATACATGGATGTCCTGA
- the tekt1 gene encoding tektin-1 isoform X1, with protein MLSIPASSPTDLRWRKMAVQRRIPQKGGGISLDNFEIVRNYSELFRAKCSRLISETDEACKNIEKDANKQLDRRLKDVQFLKKELELKLEEITVETDDLIVLHSRVMKALDACKDPLKATVLCLEERMKRSPSSSEELHDEVDRELLKEKEVIEGASSVLQRVVEQITEQIRLNRSAKYLLERDLKEKSEAHCIDTSCTLTITHSIDCLNKSTKGKTLLPSLPVTPKQWESISDMNIAKAEQQKANSMSLRALVESLLEQTASDIQKQVQVTSAAFQLNIHEIKSAKSQMEDQLAKFRSELTSQHKTREDLVVAMTETEHILSLAQARLALRRQRPPKEQCHDPAQSRLLAEVQQLTASINKMRKAVAQSDEERRALLRCELELQKNIAMKDNSLYTDEVVCTQHREPIVIRNF; from the exons ATGCTCTCCATCCCTGCATCATCACCAACAGACCTCCGGTGGAGAAAGATGGCTGTTCAACGTCGCATTCCCCAAAAGGGTGGTGGAATCAGTCTAGACAATTTTGAGATTGTGCGTAACTACTCCGAGCTCTTCAGGGCAAAATGCTCTAGGCTGATCTCAGAAACCGATGAAGCATGTAAGAACATAGAAAAGGATGCCAACAAGCAGCTGG ATCGGCGGCTTAAAGATGTCCAGTTTCTGAAAAAGGAGTTGGAGCTGAAGTTGGAGGAGATTACCGTGGAGACGGATGACCTCATTGTCTTGCATAGCAGAGTAATGAAAGCACTGGATGCCTGCAAAGATCCTCTGAAAGCCACAGTTCTATGTCTGGAGGAAAG gatgaaaCGTTCCCCTTCATCTTCTGAGGAGTTGCATGATGAAGTGGACAGAGAGCTGCTCAAGGAGAAGGAGGTCATTGAGGGAGCATCTTCCGTACTTCAGCGCGTAGTCGAGCAAATCACCGAGCAGATAAG ACTGAACCGAAGTGCAAAATATCTACTCGAGCGAGATCTAAAGGAGAAGTCTGAGGCTCATTGCATCGACACCTCCTGTACGCTCACAATCACTCATTCCATCGACTGCttaaataaatccacaaaaGGCAAAACTCTTCTCCCGAG CCTGCCGGTGACTCCAAAGCAGTGGGAGAGCATATCGGACATGAACATAGCCAAAGCGGAGCAGCAGAAGGCCAACTCCATGTCGCTCCGGGCTTTGGTGGAGTCTCTCCTGGAGCAGACGGCCTCTGATATCCAGAAGCAGGTCCAGGTTACATCAGCAGCCTTTCAGCTGAACATCCATGAGATCAAGTCTGCCAAGAGTCAGATGGAGGATCAGCTGGCCAAG TTTAGGTCTGAGCTCACCAGCCAGCACAAGACCAGAGAGGATCTGGTTGTGGCCATGACAGAGACCGAACACATTCTGAGTTTGGCCCAGGCCCGCCTGGCTTTACGTCGGCAGAGGCCTCCTAAAGAGCAATGCCACGATCCGGCACAGTCCAGGCTCCTCGCCGAGGTCCAGCAGCTCACAGCTAGCATCAACAA GATGCGTAAGGCAGTGGCTCAGTCTGACGAAGAGCGCAGGGCTCTGCTTCGGTGTGAGCTGGAGCTGCAGAAAAACATAGCGATGAAGGACAACTCTCTCTACACCGATGAGGTCGTCTGCACACAGCACAGAGAGCCAATCGTCATACGGAACTTCTGA
- the tekt1 gene encoding tektin-1 isoform X2 — protein MAVQRRIPQKGGGISLDNFEIVRNYSELFRAKCSRLISETDEACKNIEKDANKQLDRRLKDVQFLKKELELKLEEITVETDDLIVLHSRVMKALDACKDPLKATVLCLEERMKRSPSSSEELHDEVDRELLKEKEVIEGASSVLQRVVEQITEQIRLNRSAKYLLERDLKEKSEAHCIDTSCTLTITHSIDCLNKSTKGKTLLPSLPVTPKQWESISDMNIAKAEQQKANSMSLRALVESLLEQTASDIQKQVQVTSAAFQLNIHEIKSAKSQMEDQLAKFRSELTSQHKTREDLVVAMTETEHILSLAQARLALRRQRPPKEQCHDPAQSRLLAEVQQLTASINKMRKAVAQSDEERRALLRCELELQKNIAMKDNSLYTDEVVCTQHREPIVIRNF, from the exons ATGGCTGTTCAACGTCGCATTCCCCAAAAGGGTGGTGGAATCAGTCTAGACAATTTTGAGATTGTGCGTAACTACTCCGAGCTCTTCAGGGCAAAATGCTCTAGGCTGATCTCAGAAACCGATGAAGCATGTAAGAACATAGAAAAGGATGCCAACAAGCAGCTGG ATCGGCGGCTTAAAGATGTCCAGTTTCTGAAAAAGGAGTTGGAGCTGAAGTTGGAGGAGATTACCGTGGAGACGGATGACCTCATTGTCTTGCATAGCAGAGTAATGAAAGCACTGGATGCCTGCAAAGATCCTCTGAAAGCCACAGTTCTATGTCTGGAGGAAAG gatgaaaCGTTCCCCTTCATCTTCTGAGGAGTTGCATGATGAAGTGGACAGAGAGCTGCTCAAGGAGAAGGAGGTCATTGAGGGAGCATCTTCCGTACTTCAGCGCGTAGTCGAGCAAATCACCGAGCAGATAAG ACTGAACCGAAGTGCAAAATATCTACTCGAGCGAGATCTAAAGGAGAAGTCTGAGGCTCATTGCATCGACACCTCCTGTACGCTCACAATCACTCATTCCATCGACTGCttaaataaatccacaaaaGGCAAAACTCTTCTCCCGAG CCTGCCGGTGACTCCAAAGCAGTGGGAGAGCATATCGGACATGAACATAGCCAAAGCGGAGCAGCAGAAGGCCAACTCCATGTCGCTCCGGGCTTTGGTGGAGTCTCTCCTGGAGCAGACGGCCTCTGATATCCAGAAGCAGGTCCAGGTTACATCAGCAGCCTTTCAGCTGAACATCCATGAGATCAAGTCTGCCAAGAGTCAGATGGAGGATCAGCTGGCCAAG TTTAGGTCTGAGCTCACCAGCCAGCACAAGACCAGAGAGGATCTGGTTGTGGCCATGACAGAGACCGAACACATTCTGAGTTTGGCCCAGGCCCGCCTGGCTTTACGTCGGCAGAGGCCTCCTAAAGAGCAATGCCACGATCCGGCACAGTCCAGGCTCCTCGCCGAGGTCCAGCAGCTCACAGCTAGCATCAACAA GATGCGTAAGGCAGTGGCTCAGTCTGACGAAGAGCGCAGGGCTCTGCTTCGGTGTGAGCTGGAGCTGCAGAAAAACATAGCGATGAAGGACAACTCTCTCTACACCGATGAGGTCGTCTGCACACAGCACAGAGAGCCAATCGTCATACGGAACTTCTGA